The following coding sequences are from one Scylla paramamosain isolate STU-SP2022 chromosome 21, ASM3559412v1, whole genome shotgun sequence window:
- the LOC135111204 gene encoding myosin heavy chain, non-muscle-like isoform X7: MADIDVNDPELKYLVVSRDTFEDPASQAEWTQKRLVWIPHSEHGFVAAGIKGEVGDEVEVEIADTGKRVRVAKDDIQKMNPPKFNKVEDMAELTCLNEASVLYNLKERYYSGLIYTYSGLFCVVVNPYRRLPIYTEKVIEMYKGKKRHEMPPHVFAITDCAYRSMLQDREDQSILCTGESGAGKTENTKKVIQYLAYVAASKSKGGASGEDLHLQQQQLVQQQQQQHIGNVFKPAVQQEYKSIAGELEAQLLQANPILEAFGNAKTVKNDNSSRFGKFIRINFDNSGYIAGANIETYLLEKSRTIRQTQDERTFHIFYQLLAGTTQQQKRDFILEDPKHYIFLTQGKIAVAGFDEVAEFQATVKAMQIMGINNEDIQSIFKTVSAVLMFGNMQFKQERSNDQATLPDNTVAQQVAHLLGLNVTDMVRGFLKPRIKVGRETVTKAQNKEQCEFAVEAIAKALYERLFKWIVMRINRSLDRTKRQGASFIGILDIAGFEIFAMNSFEQLCINYTNEKLQQLFNHTMFILEQEEYQREGIEWKFIDFGLDLQPTIDLIEKPMGILALLDEECFFPKATDKSFIDKLNTSHSVHPKFCKSEFRDKADFAIVHYAGKVDYSGHQWLMKNMDPLNENIVSLLQTSQDPFIVQIWKDAEIVGMAQQAMGDSHFGARTRKGMFRTVSQLYKEQLTKLMMTLRNTNPNFVRCIIPNHEKRAGKIDAGLVLDQLRCNGVLEGIRICRQGFPNRIPFQEFRQRYELLTPNVIPKGFMDGKKACEMMIQALELEPNLYRIGQSKIFLRAGVLASLEEERDIKMTDLIVQFQAYCRGMLARKNYQKRIQQLNAIRIIQRNCAAYLKLRNWQWWRLYTKVKPLLQVTKQEEKLVQKEEELKVIQNVLETQKKTNKDMEVKFQQALQEKNVLAEQLQAETELCAEAEEMRARLLARKQELEDILHDMETRLEEEEERTGNLSAEKKKLQLQIQDLEEQLEEEEAARQKLQLEKVQCDSKIKKLEEEYAILDDSNQKLLKEKKLMEERTSDVSSTLAEEEEKSKHLMKLKAKHESMLTDLEDRIKKEQQGRSELERSKRKLETDLNDLKEQINEKKNQIHEVQIHLAKREEELAQAMMRVDEEAAAKSQLQKSMREVESQLNELQEDLEAERNQRAKAEKQKRDLNEELEALKNELLDSLDTTAAQQELRSKREEELASLKKSLEDDQALHEHQIAELRQKHSHAIENLNVEIDQLKKMKGGLDKAKNQLEAENADLANELRNITSSKQESEKKRKQCEAIISDLQVKIAESERSRTDYQERLTRLEQELNAANIAMEEADSRAVSANSQLKNLESHLQETQGLLEEETRQKLNLNSRVRALEQEKDHLQEALEEEEGFKRNFEKQVATLQVQLSEAKKKADEESGNAQQLEETRKRQMKELEELRARLAELESANEKLEKSKRKLQAELEDVQVDIDTNRAKVVELEKKQRNFDKQLNEEKSNYERCQQEKENAEREAREKETRILSLNRTLEEYMERIDDLETGKKRLQIELDDLVSTRGTADKNVHELEKAKRALESQLTEQKTQIEELEDELQLTEDAKLRLEVNMQAMKAQFERDLNAREEQGEEKRRGLLKQLRELEAELEEERKQRTAAVTARKKLEGDLKDMEGQLEMNSKIKDDAVKQLKRAGAQVKEYQREAEESRLAREETAAQYKDLERKIKVMETELLQYQEDLASAERARKNAEAERDELQEELSQYTSKVTISADEKKRLEARISTLEEELEEEQSNVEVLMDKMRKNQLAMEQLQTDYNTEKSSVVKLEGQRSMLERQNKELKAKLAELESEIRSKTKSTIAALETKVSNLEEQLEVEARDRLAQAKANRKLEKKLKELVMQVEDERRHADQYKEQLDKSNARVKQLKRTMEETEDELSKEKMQRRKIQREVEDMLEAQESQNREISSLKTKLRRGAGLSSRLDYIQVKRGSIAAASDDSQNADDSLDGEEDATK, from the exons ATCGCGAGGACCAGAGCATCCTGTGCACGGGCGAGTCAGGTGCCGGCAAGACTGAAAACACGAAGAAGGTGATCCAGTACCTCGCCTACGTGGCCGCCTCGAAGTCCAAGGGCGGAGCATCG GGGGAGGATCTTcacctccaacaacaacaactagtacagcaacaacaacaacaacacataggCAACGTCTTCAAACCT GCTGTTCAACAAGAGTACAAG AGCATAGCG GGAGAGCTGGAAGCACAGCTGCTGCAGGCCAACCCCATCCTTGAGGCCTTCGGTAATGCCAAGACTGTCAAGAATGACAACTCATCCAGATTC GGCAAATTCATTAGGATCAACTTTGACAACTCTGGCTACATTGCTGGTGCCAACATTGAAACTTACCTGCTGGAAAAGTCCCGCACCATACGTCAGACCCAAGATGAACGCACATTCCACATTTTCTACCAGCTGCTGGCTGGAACCACTCAGCAGCAGaaac GAGACTTTATCCTGGAGGATCCCAAGCACTACATCTTCCTGACGCAGGGCAAGATCGCTGTGGCAGGCTTTGATGAGGTGGCTGAGTTCCAGGCCACCGTGAAGGCCATGCAGATCATGGGCATCAACAATGAGGACATCCAGT CCATCTTCAAGACCGTCTCAGCTGTACTGATGTTTGGCAACATGCAGTTCAAGCAGGAGCGCAGCAATGACCAGGCAACACTACCAGACAACACCGTCGCTCAGCAG gtGGCTCACTTGCTGGGACTCAACGTGACCGACATGGTGAGAGGGTTCCTCAAGCCACGCATCAAGGTTGGCCGTGAGACTGTCACCAAGGCACAGAACAAGGAGCAG TGTGAGTTTGCTGTGGAGGCCATTGCCAAGGCTCTGTACGAAAGACTCTTCAAGTGGATTGTGATGCGCATCAACCGCTCGCTGGACCGCACCAAGCGCCAGGGAGCCTCCTTCATTGGCATCCTGGATATTGCTGGTTTTGAGATCTTTGCcatgaacag CTTTGAGCAACTGTGCATCAACTATACCAACGAGAAGCTGCAACAGCTGTTCAACCACACCATGTTCATCTTGGAGCAAGAGGAGTACCAGCGTGAAGGCATTGAGTGGAAGTTCATTGATTTTGGCCTTGATCTGCAGCCAACTATTGACCTCATTGAGAAG CCCATGGGTATCCTGGCCCTGCTGGATGAAGAGTGCTTCTTCCCCAAGGCCACAGACAAGAGCTTCATTGACAAACTCAATACCTCCCATTCTGTCCATCCAAAGTTCTGCAAGTCTGAGTTCAGGGACAAGGCTGACTTCGCCATTGTGCACTATGCTGGGAAGGTGGACTACTCAGGCCACCAGTGGCTCATGAAGAACATGGACCCTCTCAACGAGAACATTGTGTCCCTCTTGCAGACCTCTCAAGACCCATTCATTGTGCAGATCTGGAAggatg CTGAGATTGTAGGCATGGCACAGCAGGCAATGGGTGACAGCCACTTTGGAGCTCGCACCAGGAAGGGAATGTTCCGAACTGTGAGTCAGCTGTACAAGGAACAACTCACTAAGCTCATGATGACACTCAGAAACACCAACCCCAACTTTGTGCGCTGTATCATCCCCAACCATGAAAAGCGAGCTGGCAAGATTGATGCTGGACTGGTCTTGGATCAACTGAG ATGCAATGGTGTGCTGGAGGGCATCAGGATCTGTCGCCAGGGCTTCCCCAACCGCATACCCTTCCAAGAGTTCCGTCAGCGTTATGAATTACTGACACCCAATGTCATCCCCAAGGGCTTCATGGATGGCAAGAAGGCTTGTGAGATGATGATCCAGGCACTGGAGCTGGAGCCCAACCTGTACCGTATTGGACAGTCCAAGATCTTCCTGCGTGCTGGTGTGCTGGCCTCCTTGGAAGAGGAGCGAGACATCAAGATGACAGACCTCATTGTACAGTTCCAGGCATATTGTCGTGGTATGCTGGCTCGTAAGAACTACCAGAAGAGGATCCAGCAGCTCAATGCCATCAGGATTATCCAGCGAAACTGTGCTGCTTACCTGAAGCTCCGCAACTGGCAGTGGTGGCGGCTGTACACCAAAGTGAAGCCTTTGCTGCAGGTGacaaaacaggaggagaaactggtgcagaaggaagaggaactgaAGGTTATACAGAATGTCCTGGagacacaaaagaaaaccaataaGGACATGGAAGTCAAATTCCAGCAGGCAttgcaggaaaaaaatgttcttgCTGAACAGCTCCAGGCAGAGACGGAACTGTGTGCAGAAGCAGAGGAGATGCGGGCACGCCTTCTGGCTCGAAAACAAGAATTGGAAGATATACTGCATGACATGGAGACACgtttagaggaagaggaagaacgcaCTGGTAATCTCTCtgcagagaagaagaagctgCAGCTTCAAATTCAGGATTTGGAggagcagctggaggaggaagaggctgcCAGGCAGAAGCTACAGCTGGAGAAGGTACAGTGTGACAGCAAGATTAAAAAGCTGGAAGAAGAGTATGCCATTTTAGATGATTCAAACCAGAAACTCTTGAAGGAGAAGAAGTTGATGGAGGAACGTACCTCAGATGTGTCTAGCACActtgctgaggaggaggaaaagtccAAGCATCTTATGAAATTGAAGGCCAAGCATGAGTCCATGCTCACTGATCTTGAGGATCGCATCAAGAAGGAGCAGCAGGGTCGCTCAGAGCTGGAGCGTTCCAAGCGCAAATTGGAAACTGACCTCAATGATCTCAAAGAACAGATCAATGAGAAGAAGAACCAGATCCATGAGGTGCAGATTCACTTGGCCAAACGGGAGGAAGAGCTGGCCCAGGCCATGATGAGAGTGGATGAGGAGGCTGCTGCCAAGAGCCAGCTCCAAAAGAGTATGCGTGAGGTGGAGTCACAGCTCAATGAACTGCAAGAAGACCTTGAAGCTGAACGTAACCAGCGGGCCAAGGCTGAAAAACAAAAGCGAGACCTGAATGAAGAGCTGGAAGCTCTAAAGAATGAATTGCTAGACTCATTGGACACAACAGCTGCTCAGCAGGAGCTGCGTAGCAAGCGTGAGGAGGAGTTGGCTTCTCTCAAAAAGAGCCTCGAGGACGACCAGGCTTTGCACGAGCATCAGATTGCTGAATTGCGGCAGAAACATTCCCATGCTATTGAGAACCTCAATGTAGAAATTGACCAACTCAAGAAGATGAAGGGTGGCTTGGACAAAGCCAAGAACCAGCTGGAGGCAGAGAATGCTGACTTGGCCAATGAATTGAGAAATATTACCAGCAGCAAGCAGGAGAGCGAGAAGAAACGCAAGCAGTGCGAGGCCATCATCTCTGACCTGCAGGTTAAGATTGCCGAGTCAGAACGCAGTCGTACAGACTACCAGGAGCGGCTCACACGGTTAGAACAGGAACTCAATGCTGCCAACATTGCCATGGAAGAGGCTGACTCCAGGGCTGTGTCAGCTAACAGCCAGCTCAAGAATCTGGAATCCCACCTGCAAGAAACTCAGGGCCTGTTGGAAGAGGAGACACGCCAGAAGCTGAATCTGAATTCCCGTGTACGAGCACTGGAGCAAGAGAAGGATCACCTGCAAGAAGCccttgaggaagaggaaggattcaAGAGGAACTTCGAGAAGCAGGTCGCCACCCTCCAG GTCCAATTGAGTGAGGCCAAGAAGAAAGCCGATGAGGAGTCTGGCAATGCACAGCAGTTGGAGGAAACACGCAAGCGGCAGATGAAGGAGCTTGAGGAGCTGCGTGCACGTCTGGCTGAGCTGGAGTCTGCCAATGAGAAATTagaaaagagcaagaggaagctTCAGGCAGAGTTGGAGGATGTCCAGGTGGATATTGATACCAACCGAGCAAAGGTGGTGGAGCTGGAGAAGAAACAGCGCAACTTTGACAAACAGCTCAATGAAGAGAAGAGCAATTATGAGCGTTgccagcaggagaaggagaatgctGAGCGAGAGGccagggaaaaagaaacaaggattCTTTCTCTTAACAG GACACTCGAGGAATACATGGAACGCATTGATGACTTGGAGACCGGCAAGAAGAGGCTACAGATTGAGCTGGATGACCTCGTGTCCACGCGAGGCACAGCAGACAAGAATGTGCATGAGCTGGAGAAGGCAAAGAGAGCTCTTGAGTCCCAGCTTACTGAACAGAAGACTCAG ATTGAGGAACTGGAGGATGAGCTCCAGCTGACAGAGGATGCCAAACTACGTCTGGAGGTGAACATGCAGGCCATGAAGGCTCAGTTTGAGCGCGACCTCAATGCCAGGGAAGAACAGGGCGAGGAGAAGCGACGTGGCCTGTTGAAGCAGTTGCGTGAGTTGGAAGCTgaattagaggaggagaggaaacagcGCACAGCTGCTGTTACTGCTCGTAAGAAGCTGGAGGGTGACCTGAAGGACATGGAGGGTCAACTTGAGATGAACAGCAAGATAAAGGATGATGCTGTCAAGCAGCTGAAACGTGCAGGAGCACAGGTGAAGGAGTACCAGCGGGAGGCTGAAGAAAGCCGGCTTGCAAGGGAGGAAACAGCTGCACAGTACAAAGACCTTGAGCGCAAAATAAAGGTGATGGAGACTGAACTGCTCCAATACCAGGAAGATCTGGCATCTGCTGAGAGGGCACGCAAG aatgcTGAAGCAGAAAGAGATGAACTGCAGGAGGAGTTGTCACAGTACACCTCCAAGGTCACCATTAGtgcagatgaaaagaaaaggcttGAGGCACGCATCTCTACTCTTGAGGAGGAACTTGAAGAGGAACAGAGCAATGTAGAG GTTCTTATGGACAAGATGCGCAAGAACCAGCTTGCGATGGAGCAGCTCCAGACTGACTACAACACTGAAAAATCATCTGTAGTGAAACTTGAAGGTCAACGATCCATGTTGGAGAGACAGAACAAGGAGCTGAAGGCCAAGCTGGCTGAACTGGAATCAGAGATCCGGTCCAAGACCAAGTCAACCATTGCAGCACTTGAGACCAAG GTTTCCAACCTGGAGGAACAGCTGGAGGTTGAAGCACGTGACCGACTTGCCCAGGCCAAGGCCAACCGCAAGCTGGAGAAGAAGCTGAAGGAGTTGGTGATGCAGGTGGAGGATGAGCGTCGCCATGCTGACCAATACAAGGAACAGCTTGATAAG TCCAATGCGCGAGTGAAGCAGCTGAAGCGCACCATGGAGGAGACCGAGGATGAGCTGTCCAAGGAAAAGATGCAGCGACGCAAGATCCAGCGAGAGGTGGAGGACATGCTGGAGGCTCAGGAGTCACAGAACAGGGAAATCTCCTCCCTCAAGACCAAACTGAG GCGTGGTGCAGGACTCAGCTCCCGACTAGACTACATTCAAGTAAAGCGAGGCTCCATTGCTGCTGCCAGCGATGACTCCCAAAATGCCGACGACTCTCtggatggggaggaagatgCCACCAAGTGA
- the LOC135111204 gene encoding myosin heavy chain, non-muscle-like isoform X6: MADIDVNDPELKYLVVSRDTFEDPASQAEWTQKRLVWIPHSEHGFVAAGIKGEVGDEVEVEIADTGKRVRVAKDDIQKMNPPKFNKVEDMAELTCLNEASVLYNLKERYYSGLIYTYSGLFCVVVNPYRRLPIYTEKVIEMYKGKKRHEMPPHVFAITDCAYRSMLQDREDQSILCTGESGAGKTENTKKVIQYLAYVAASKSKGGASGELEAQLLQANPILEAFGNAKTVKNDNSSRFGKFIRINFDNSGYIAGANIETYLLEKSRTIRQTQDERTFHIFYQLLAGTTQQQKRDFILEDPKHYIFLTQGKIAVAGFDEVAEFQATVKAMQIMGINNEDIQSIFKTVSAVLMFGNMQFKQERSNDQATLPDNTVAQQVAHLLGLNVTDMVRGFLKPRIKVGRETVTKAQNKEQCEFAVEAIAKALYERLFKWIVMRINRSLDRTKRQGASFIGILDIAGFEIFAMNSFEQLCINYTNEKLQQLFNHTMFILEQEEYQREGIEWKFIDFGLDLQPTIDLIEKPMGILALLDEECFFPKATDKSFIDKLNTSHSVHPKFCKSEFRDKADFAIVHYAGKVDYSGHQWLMKNMDPLNENIVSLLQTSQDPFIVQIWKDAEIVGMAQQAMGDSHFGARTRKGMFRTVSQLYKEQLTKLMMTLRNTNPNFVRCIIPNHEKRAGKIDAGLVLDQLRCNGVLEGIRICRQGFPNRIPFQEFRQRYELLTPNVIPKGFMDGKKACEMMIQALELEPNLYRIGQSKIFLRAGVLASLEEERDIKMTDLIVQFQAYCRGMLARKNYQKRIQQLNAIRIIQRNCAAYLKLRNWQWWRLYTKVKPLLQVTKQEEKLVQKEEELKVIQNVLETQKKTNKDMEVKFQQALQEKNVLAEQLQAETELCAEAEEMRARLLARKQELEDILHDMETRLEEEEERTGNLSAEKKKLQLQIQDLEEQLEEEEAARQKLQLEKVQCDSKIKKLEEEYAILDDSNQKLLKEKKLMEERTSDVSSTLAEEEEKSKHLMKLKAKHESMLTDLEDRIKKEQQGRSELERSKRKLETDLNDLKEQINEKKNQIHEVQIHLAKREEELAQAMMRVDEEAAAKSQLQKSMREVESQLNELQEDLEAERNQRAKAEKQKRDLNEELEALKNELLDSLDTTAAQQELRSKREEELASLKKSLEDDQALHEHQIAELRQKHSHAIENLNVEIDQLKKMKGGLDKAKNQLEAENADLANELRNITSSKQESEKKRKQCEAIISDLQVKIAESERSRTDYQERLTRLEQELNAANIAMEEADSRAVSANSQLKNLESHLQETQGLLEEETRQKLNLNSRVRALEQEKDHLQEALEEEEGFKRNFEKQVATLQVQLSEAKKKADEESGNAQQLEETRKRQMKELEELRARLAELESANEKLEKSKRKLQAELEDVQVDIDTNRAKVVELEKKQRNFDKQLNEEKSNYERCQQEKENAEREAREKETRILSLNRTLEEYMERIDDLETGKKRLQIELDDLVSTRGTADKNVHELEKAKRALESQLTEQKTQIEELEDELQLTEDAKLRLEVNMQAMKAQFERDLNAREEQGEEKRRGLLKQLRELEAELEEERKQRTAAVTARKKLEGDLKDMEGQLEMNSKIKDDAVKQLKRAGAQVKEYQREAEESRLAREETAAQYKDLERKIKVMETELLQYQEDLASAERARKNAEAERDELQEELSQYTSKVTISADEKKRLEARISTLEEELEEEQSNVEVLMDKMRKNQLAMEQLQTDYNTEKSSVVKLEGQRSMLERQNKELKAKLAELESEIRSKTKSTIAALETKVSNLEEQLEVEARDRLAQAKANRKLEKKLKELVMQVEDERRHADQYKEQLDKSNARVKQLKRTMEETEDELSKEKMQRRKIQREVEDMLEAQESQNREISSLKTKLSQAEAEKVLNQITKRTNRGLCKLTKNASSSNVIDLAQDLSSSEDEKRGAGLSSRLDYIQVKRGSIAAASDDSQNADDSLDGEEDATK, encoded by the exons ATCGCGAGGACCAGAGCATCCTGTGCACGGGCGAGTCAGGTGCCGGCAAGACTGAAAACACGAAGAAGGTGATCCAGTACCTCGCCTACGTGGCCGCCTCGAAGTCCAAGGGCGGAGCATCG GGAGAGCTGGAAGCACAGCTGCTGCAGGCCAACCCCATCCTTGAGGCCTTCGGTAATGCCAAGACTGTCAAGAATGACAACTCATCCAGATTC GGCAAATTCATTAGGATCAACTTTGACAACTCTGGCTACATTGCTGGTGCCAACATTGAAACTTACCTGCTGGAAAAGTCCCGCACCATACGTCAGACCCAAGATGAACGCACATTCCACATTTTCTACCAGCTGCTGGCTGGAACCACTCAGCAGCAGaaac GAGACTTTATCCTGGAGGATCCCAAGCACTACATCTTCCTGACGCAGGGCAAGATCGCTGTGGCAGGCTTTGATGAGGTGGCTGAGTTCCAGGCCACCGTGAAGGCCATGCAGATCATGGGCATCAACAATGAGGACATCCAGT CCATCTTCAAGACCGTCTCAGCTGTACTGATGTTTGGCAACATGCAGTTCAAGCAGGAGCGCAGCAATGACCAGGCAACACTACCAGACAACACCGTCGCTCAGCAG gtGGCTCACTTGCTGGGACTCAACGTGACCGACATGGTGAGAGGGTTCCTCAAGCCACGCATCAAGGTTGGCCGTGAGACTGTCACCAAGGCACAGAACAAGGAGCAG TGTGAGTTTGCTGTGGAGGCCATTGCCAAGGCTCTGTACGAAAGACTCTTCAAGTGGATTGTGATGCGCATCAACCGCTCGCTGGACCGCACCAAGCGCCAGGGAGCCTCCTTCATTGGCATCCTGGATATTGCTGGTTTTGAGATCTTTGCcatgaacag CTTTGAGCAACTGTGCATCAACTATACCAACGAGAAGCTGCAACAGCTGTTCAACCACACCATGTTCATCTTGGAGCAAGAGGAGTACCAGCGTGAAGGCATTGAGTGGAAGTTCATTGATTTTGGCCTTGATCTGCAGCCAACTATTGACCTCATTGAGAAG CCCATGGGTATCCTGGCCCTGCTGGATGAAGAGTGCTTCTTCCCCAAGGCCACAGACAAGAGCTTCATTGACAAACTCAATACCTCCCATTCTGTCCATCCAAAGTTCTGCAAGTCTGAGTTCAGGGACAAGGCTGACTTCGCCATTGTGCACTATGCTGGGAAGGTGGACTACTCAGGCCACCAGTGGCTCATGAAGAACATGGACCCTCTCAACGAGAACATTGTGTCCCTCTTGCAGACCTCTCAAGACCCATTCATTGTGCAGATCTGGAAggatg CTGAGATTGTAGGCATGGCACAGCAGGCAATGGGTGACAGCCACTTTGGAGCTCGCACCAGGAAGGGAATGTTCCGAACTGTGAGTCAGCTGTACAAGGAACAACTCACTAAGCTCATGATGACACTCAGAAACACCAACCCCAACTTTGTGCGCTGTATCATCCCCAACCATGAAAAGCGAGCTGGCAAGATTGATGCTGGACTGGTCTTGGATCAACTGAG ATGCAATGGTGTGCTGGAGGGCATCAGGATCTGTCGCCAGGGCTTCCCCAACCGCATACCCTTCCAAGAGTTCCGTCAGCGTTATGAATTACTGACACCCAATGTCATCCCCAAGGGCTTCATGGATGGCAAGAAGGCTTGTGAGATGATGATCCAGGCACTGGAGCTGGAGCCCAACCTGTACCGTATTGGACAGTCCAAGATCTTCCTGCGTGCTGGTGTGCTGGCCTCCTTGGAAGAGGAGCGAGACATCAAGATGACAGACCTCATTGTACAGTTCCAGGCATATTGTCGTGGTATGCTGGCTCGTAAGAACTACCAGAAGAGGATCCAGCAGCTCAATGCCATCAGGATTATCCAGCGAAACTGTGCTGCTTACCTGAAGCTCCGCAACTGGCAGTGGTGGCGGCTGTACACCAAAGTGAAGCCTTTGCTGCAGGTGacaaaacaggaggagaaactggtgcagaaggaagaggaactgaAGGTTATACAGAATGTCCTGGagacacaaaagaaaaccaataaGGACATGGAAGTCAAATTCCAGCAGGCAttgcaggaaaaaaatgttcttgCTGAACAGCTCCAGGCAGAGACGGAACTGTGTGCAGAAGCAGAGGAGATGCGGGCACGCCTTCTGGCTCGAAAACAAGAATTGGAAGATATACTGCATGACATGGAGACACgtttagaggaagaggaagaacgcaCTGGTAATCTCTCtgcagagaagaagaagctgCAGCTTCAAATTCAGGATTTGGAggagcagctggaggaggaagaggctgcCAGGCAGAAGCTACAGCTGGAGAAGGTACAGTGTGACAGCAAGATTAAAAAGCTGGAAGAAGAGTATGCCATTTTAGATGATTCAAACCAGAAACTCTTGAAGGAGAAGAAGTTGATGGAGGAACGTACCTCAGATGTGTCTAGCACActtgctgaggaggaggaaaagtccAAGCATCTTATGAAATTGAAGGCCAAGCATGAGTCCATGCTCACTGATCTTGAGGATCGCATCAAGAAGGAGCAGCAGGGTCGCTCAGAGCTGGAGCGTTCCAAGCGCAAATTGGAAACTGACCTCAATGATCTCAAAGAACAGATCAATGAGAAGAAGAACCAGATCCATGAGGTGCAGATTCACTTGGCCAAACGGGAGGAAGAGCTGGCCCAGGCCATGATGAGAGTGGATGAGGAGGCTGCTGCCAAGAGCCAGCTCCAAAAGAGTATGCGTGAGGTGGAGTCACAGCTCAATGAACTGCAAGAAGACCTTGAAGCTGAACGTAACCAGCGGGCCAAGGCTGAAAAACAAAAGCGAGACCTGAATGAAGAGCTGGAAGCTCTAAAGAATGAATTGCTAGACTCATTGGACACAACAGCTGCTCAGCAGGAGCTGCGTAGCAAGCGTGAGGAGGAGTTGGCTTCTCTCAAAAAGAGCCTCGAGGACGACCAGGCTTTGCACGAGCATCAGATTGCTGAATTGCGGCAGAAACATTCCCATGCTATTGAGAACCTCAATGTAGAAATTGACCAACTCAAGAAGATGAAGGGTGGCTTGGACAAAGCCAAGAACCAGCTGGAGGCAGAGAATGCTGACTTGGCCAATGAATTGAGAAATATTACCAGCAGCAAGCAGGAGAGCGAGAAGAAACGCAAGCAGTGCGAGGCCATCATCTCTGACCTGCAGGTTAAGATTGCCGAGTCAGAACGCAGTCGTACAGACTACCAGGAGCGGCTCACACGGTTAGAACAGGAACTCAATGCTGCCAACATTGCCATGGAAGAGGCTGACTCCAGGGCTGTGTCAGCTAACAGCCAGCTCAAGAATCTGGAATCCCACCTGCAAGAAACTCAGGGCCTGTTGGAAGAGGAGACACGCCAGAAGCTGAATCTGAATTCCCGTGTACGAGCACTGGAGCAAGAGAAGGATCACCTGCAAGAAGCccttgaggaagaggaaggattcaAGAGGAACTTCGAGAAGCAGGTCGCCACCCTCCAG GTCCAATTGAGTGAGGCCAAGAAGAAAGCCGATGAGGAGTCTGGCAATGCACAGCAGTTGGAGGAAACACGCAAGCGGCAGATGAAGGAGCTTGAGGAGCTGCGTGCACGTCTGGCTGAGCTGGAGTCTGCCAATGAGAAATTagaaaagagcaagaggaagctTCAGGCAGAGTTGGAGGATGTCCAGGTGGATATTGATACCAACCGAGCAAAGGTGGTGGAGCTGGAGAAGAAACAGCGCAACTTTGACAAACAGCTCAATGAAGAGAAGAGCAATTATGAGCGTTgccagcaggagaaggagaatgctGAGCGAGAGGccagggaaaaagaaacaaggattCTTTCTCTTAACAG GACACTCGAGGAATACATGGAACGCATTGATGACTTGGAGACCGGCAAGAAGAGGCTACAGATTGAGCTGGATGACCTCGTGTCCACGCGAGGCACAGCAGACAAGAATGTGCATGAGCTGGAGAAGGCAAAGAGAGCTCTTGAGTCCCAGCTTACTGAACAGAAGACTCAG ATTGAGGAACTGGAGGATGAGCTCCAGCTGACAGAGGATGCCAAACTACGTCTGGAGGTGAACATGCAGGCCATGAAGGCTCAGTTTGAGCGCGACCTCAATGCCAGGGAAGAACAGGGCGAGGAGAAGCGACGTGGCCTGTTGAAGCAGTTGCGTGAGTTGGAAGCTgaattagaggaggagaggaaacagcGCACAGCTGCTGTTACTGCTCGTAAGAAGCTGGAGGGTGACCTGAAGGACATGGAGGGTCAACTTGAGATGAACAGCAAGATAAAGGATGATGCTGTCAAGCAGCTGAAACGTGCAGGAGCACAGGTGAAGGAGTACCAGCGGGAGGCTGAAGAAAGCCGGCTTGCAAGGGAGGAAACAGCTGCACAGTACAAAGACCTTGAGCGCAAAATAAAGGTGATGGAGACTGAACTGCTCCAATACCAGGAAGATCTGGCATCTGCTGAGAGGGCACGCAAG aatgcTGAAGCAGAAAGAGATGAACTGCAGGAGGAGTTGTCACAGTACACCTCCAAGGTCACCATTAGtgcagatgaaaagaaaaggcttGAGGCACGCATCTCTACTCTTGAGGAGGAACTTGAAGAGGAACAGAGCAATGTAGAG GTTCTTATGGACAAGATGCGCAAGAACCAGCTTGCGATGGAGCAGCTCCAGACTGACTACAACACTGAAAAATCATCTGTAGTGAAACTTGAAGGTCAACGATCCATGTTGGAGAGACAGAACAAGGAGCTGAAGGCCAAGCTGGCTGAACTGGAATCAGAGATCCGGTCCAAGACCAAGTCAACCATTGCAGCACTTGAGACCAAG GTTTCCAACCTGGAGGAACAGCTGGAGGTTGAAGCACGTGACCGACTTGCCCAGGCCAAGGCCAACCGCAAGCTGGAGAAGAAGCTGAAGGAGTTGGTGATGCAGGTGGAGGATGAGCGTCGCCATGCTGACCAATACAAGGAACAGCTTGATAAG TCCAATGCGCGAGTGAAGCAGCTGAAGCGCACCATGGAGGAGACCGAGGATGAGCTGTCCAAGGAAAAGATGCAGCGACGCAAGATCCAGCGAGAGGTGGAGGACATGCTGGAGGCTCAGGAGTCACAGAACAGGGAAATCTCCTCCCTCAAGACCAAACTGAG CCAAGCAGAGGCTGAAAAGGTCTTAAACCAAATCACAAAACGAACAAATCGTGGCCTGTGCAAGCTTACGAAGAACGCTTCATCATCAAACGTGATTGATCTGGCACAGGACTTGAGTAGCAGCGAGGATGAGAA GCGTGGTGCAGGACTCAGCTCCCGACTAGACTACATTCAAGTAAAGCGAGGCTCCATTGCTGCTGCCAGCGATGACTCCCAAAATGCCGACGACTCTCtggatggggaggaagatgCCACCAAGTGA